One genomic window of Herpetosiphonaceae bacterium includes the following:
- a CDS encoding M14 family zinc carboxypeptidase gives MSIFRRHRSLATLLTLVTLLALALPAIVLGRPADIEAERAPKNERDDARTYVIHGVSTKEQRTEIARTGAAIEHIDDNEVEVIATPREVNRLKARGYNPEELAAIQDFPPADSAYHNYTEMSNEIASVASRYPSITSRFSIGKSYENRDLWTMKISDNVATDESEPEVLFVGLHHAREHLTVEMALYIMNELTSKYGVDSRVTNIVNTREIYIVFNLNPDGGEYDVLNDTYHSWRKNRQPNSGSSYVGTDLNRNYSYKWGCCGGSSGSTSSDTYRGPSAFSAPETARLRDFINSRVIGGRQQIKTSISFHTYSELILWPYGYTYTNVPADMTADDENVFRTMGQAMAATNNYTPQQASDLYIADGTSDDWMYGVHKIFAYTFELYPRGSSPGFYPPDEYIGPQTSRNREAVLYLLEKSDCPYAVIGKQAQYCSGTPTPTPTTPPTNPTPTPTPDPGGERIVNGGFESGTSPWVQSSSGGYQLVDTTRPHTGSYSAYLADYNNGTDSIYQTVTIPTNGTLTYWWYMSTQESGTTAYDYLRVRLYNSSGTLVATLRTWSNASGAGVWRQDSLSLASYAGQSLRVQFTATNDTSLPTAFFVDDVSVR, from the coding sequence ATGAGCATCTTTCGTCGGCACCGTTCCCTGGCAACGCTTTTGACACTGGTCACGTTGCTGGCCCTCGCCCTACCCGCAATCGTCCTTGGTCGTCCCGCCGATATTGAAGCCGAGCGCGCCCCCAAGAACGAGCGCGACGACGCCCGCACCTACGTTATCCATGGCGTCTCCACCAAGGAGCAGCGCACGGAGATCGCCCGCACCGGCGCGGCGATCGAGCACATCGACGACAACGAGGTCGAGGTCATCGCCACGCCGCGCGAGGTCAACCGCCTCAAAGCGCGCGGCTACAACCCGGAGGAGCTGGCGGCGATTCAGGACTTCCCGCCCGCCGACTCGGCCTACCATAACTACACCGAGATGAGCAACGAGATCGCCTCGGTCGCCAGCAGGTATCCGAGCATCACCAGCCGCTTCAGCATCGGCAAGTCCTACGAGAACCGCGACCTCTGGACGATGAAGATCAGCGATAACGTGGCGACGGACGAGAGCGAGCCGGAGGTGCTCTTCGTCGGCCTGCACCATGCCCGCGAGCACCTGACCGTCGAGATGGCGCTCTACATCATGAATGAGCTGACCAGCAAGTACGGCGTCGACTCGCGCGTCACCAATATCGTCAACACGCGCGAGATCTACATCGTCTTCAACCTCAATCCCGACGGCGGCGAGTACGATGTGCTCAACGATACGTATCATAGCTGGCGCAAGAACCGGCAGCCCAACAGCGGCTCGTCCTACGTCGGCACCGACCTCAACCGCAACTACAGCTACAAGTGGGGCTGCTGCGGCGGCTCCAGCGGCAGCACGTCCAGCGACACCTATCGCGGCCCGTCGGCCTTCTCCGCGCCGGAGACGGCCCGATTGCGCGACTTCATCAATAGCCGCGTGATCGGCGGCAGGCAGCAGATCAAGACCTCGATCAGCTTCCACACCTACAGCGAGCTGATCCTGTGGCCCTACGGCTACACCTACACCAACGTGCCCGCCGATATGACTGCGGACGACGAGAACGTCTTCAGGACGATGGGCCAGGCCATGGCGGCGACCAACAACTACACGCCGCAGCAGGCCAGCGACCTGTATATCGCCGACGGCACCTCGGATGACTGGATGTATGGCGTGCATAAGATCTTCGCCTACACCTTCGAGTTGTATCCGAGAGGCTCCAGCCCGGGCTTCTACCCGCCGGATGAGTACATCGGCCCGCAGACCAGCCGCAACCGCGAGGCGGTGCTCTACCTGCTTGAGAAGTCGGATTGTCCGTACGCGGTGATCGGCAAGCAGGCGCAGTATTGCAGCGGCACCCCGACGCCAACGCCGACAACGCCGCCGACCAACCCGACGCCAACGCCGACGCCTGATCCGGGCGGCGAGAGGATCGTCAACGGCGGCTTCGAGAGCGGCACCAGCCCGTGGGTCCAGTCTTCCAGCGGCGGCTACCAGCTGGTCGACACCACCCGCCCGCACACCGGCTCGTACAGCGCGTACCTGGCCGACTACAACAACGGCACCGACTCGATCTACCAGACCGTGACGATCCCGACCAACGGCACGCTGACCTACTGGTGGTACATGAGCACCCAGGAGTCCGGCACCACCGCCTACGACTACCTGCGCGTGCGCCTGTACAACAGCAGCGGCACGCTCGTGGCGACACTGCGCACCTGGAGCAACGCCAGCGGCGCGGGTGTCTGGCGGCAGGATAGCCTCAGCCTGGCGAGCTACGCCGGTCAATCGCTGCGCGTGCAGTTCACGGCCACCAACGACACCTCGCTGCCGACGGCCTTCTTCGTCGACGATGTGAGCGTGCGGTAG